One region of Sulfuriroseicoccus oceanibius genomic DNA includes:
- a CDS encoding thiol-disulfide oxidoreductase DCC family protein, translated as MSLLPPKPPVSSAARHVVFFDAECLMCDGTVRLLMDRDEGNVLHFATLQGPHARKLIDDGHLPDTHDLLGTLVFAENLGDPTHQKVTLRSTAVLRICDKIGGWWRVVGWLRIIPRPVRDAVYKFIAANRYKWFGKRPNDACFLPDADQAAKFMD; from the coding sequence GTGTCACTCCTGCCACCCAAGCCACCTGTCTCGTCCGCCGCACGTCACGTCGTCTTTTTCGATGCCGAATGCCTGATGTGCGACGGCACCGTGCGCCTGCTCATGGACAGGGACGAAGGCAATGTCCTCCATTTCGCCACGCTCCAAGGCCCGCACGCCCGCAAGCTCATCGACGACGGCCATCTGCCCGACACACATGACCTTCTCGGCACACTGGTTTTCGCCGAAAACCTCGGCGATCCCACCCACCAAAAGGTGACCCTGCGCTCGACTGCCGTCCTCCGCATCTGTGACAAAATCGGCGGCTGGTGGCGCGTCGTGGGATGGCTTCGCATCATCCCCCGTCCAGTCCGCGACGCCGTCTACAAGTTCATCGCGGCCAACCGCTACAAGTGGTTCGGCAAACGCCCGAACGACGCCTGCTTCCTCCCCGATGCCGACCAGGCCGCCAAGTTCATGGACTAA
- a CDS encoding integron integrase, with translation MNRCSNVSWRDDLLAARDVSAQDQARYEVVVGWYDQWRQRYRLAPGAESAREFWRAQVLSAPRERWQLDQWAEAMRWYLDWLERCRERGVTPTTLDERVRQAVHRVGCRRGLALRTRETYAGWCGRFAVWAKTEERVMDSAVARDWLAYLVDERQVAFATQKQALNALAFFFRDVCGREEVDLMVTLKQTPRRMPTVLSVAEIVAILDKMEGRWRAMAELQYGAGLRIKEVVQLRVKDVDLERGQLTVHGGKGDKDRVTVLPQGMGDRWLEYKESLRALYEKDREAEAPGVWLPPALERKWPKAGEKWAWFWMFPADEMSRDPTTGLVRRHHVLAKSYSRALGRAVAASGVQKRVTSHTLRHSFATHLLEGGTDLRTIQELLGHADVTTTEIYTHVAKGVNGCGVKSPMDHVMIRSG, from the coding sequence ATGAACAGGTGTTCAAATGTCTCATGGCGGGATGATTTGTTGGCGGCGCGTGATGTGTCGGCCCAGGATCAGGCGCGGTATGAAGTGGTGGTGGGGTGGTATGACCAGTGGCGGCAGCGGTATCGGCTGGCACCGGGGGCGGAATCGGCGCGGGAGTTTTGGCGGGCGCAGGTGCTGAGTGCGCCGCGTGAGCGTTGGCAGCTGGACCAATGGGCGGAGGCGATGCGGTGGTATTTGGATTGGCTGGAGCGGTGTCGGGAGCGTGGGGTGACCCCAACGACGCTGGATGAACGGGTGCGGCAAGCGGTGCACCGTGTGGGGTGTCGGCGCGGGTTGGCGCTGAGGACAAGGGAGACCTATGCGGGGTGGTGCGGGCGGTTTGCGGTGTGGGCCAAGACCGAGGAGCGGGTGATGGATTCGGCGGTGGCGCGGGATTGGCTGGCCTATCTGGTGGATGAGAGGCAGGTGGCGTTTGCGACGCAGAAGCAGGCGCTGAATGCGTTGGCGTTTTTTTTCCGCGATGTGTGTGGTCGGGAGGAGGTGGATTTGATGGTGACTCTGAAGCAAACGCCCAGGCGGATGCCGACGGTGCTGTCGGTGGCGGAGATTGTGGCGATCCTGGACAAAATGGAGGGGCGGTGGCGCGCGATGGCGGAGTTGCAGTATGGAGCTGGGTTGCGGATCAAGGAGGTGGTGCAGTTACGGGTGAAGGATGTGGATCTGGAGCGTGGGCAGTTGACGGTGCACGGTGGTAAGGGCGACAAGGACCGGGTCACGGTGTTGCCGCAGGGGATGGGTGACCGCTGGCTGGAGTACAAGGAGTCGCTTAGGGCGTTGTATGAGAAGGATCGAGAGGCGGAGGCCCCGGGTGTGTGGCTGCCTCCGGCGTTGGAGCGGAAGTGGCCGAAGGCGGGGGAGAAGTGGGCGTGGTTTTGGATGTTTCCAGCGGATGAGATGTCGCGCGATCCGACCACGGGGCTGGTGCGCAGGCATCATGTGCTGGCGAAGAGTTATAGTCGGGCGCTGGGGCGTGCGGTGGCCGCATCCGGGGTGCAGAAGCGGGTGACGAGTCACACGCTGCGTCATAGTTTTGCCACCCATTTGCTGGAAGGCGGCACGGATCTGCGAACGATCCAGGAACTGCTGGGCCACGCGGATGTGACGACGACGGAGATCTATACGCACGTGGCCAAAGGCGTGAATGGCTGCGGGGTGAAGAGCCCGATGGACCACGTGATGATCCGCAGCGGGTGA